The genome window ATGTATGTCATTAACTAGAATTcagttttttttagttttaaaagaaaattttatatacagTGAAATGTACAAGTCTTTTATGTACCATCCGGttgattttgacaaatgcattcattcacttGCCTAACCCAAATTCCTATTGatatggaacatttccatcactccaaaaagCTCTCTGCCCTtggtttttaaaggtttttattcTTAAACCCTAAAAATTAATCAGTTTGCTCGTATCAGTGTTCTGAAGTAAAAACAGGGACTTAAACATCAATTTATTAGGCAGATTGAAATAAATCCTTTTTGGTCAAGGGAGATAATAAGTGTAGAACCAGAGCTCAAAAAGATGAAAACCACAGTACTGGTTGTAAAGACAAAGATGATTTGCCTCCTGATCAAGGACCTCCTTGATCTCTAAGGGTTATACTTTACAAACtgagaaaatacagtatttcaaaTAATCTTTTCAGTTATGTCACTGGGTACAGATTTTCTCTGCAGCATTTGGAGACCTGGAACCTCTGAGTTGAGAGTAAGGAAATTATGAAATGGATATATTAGAAAGACAGATTTTGTGGTGGTTTATTAAAGGATAGGAGTCATGGAGAGCATATAGGATCCTAAGATGGACTATGATCCTGTTCCATTTGTTATCTGTGCCTAACACAGTCCTGCTcacttatttccttattttctaacCAGCCCTCCTAGATAGGCTTTCCTCATTCTCTGGACTTACCACATACTCTGGATCTTCAGTCTTCACTATCATTTCTTCactcttccttttctccattttggGTCTTCTTCCCAGGATATAGGACTAATTTCAAAACAGAGTCATGTGTAACTTATGTCTCTTTCTTCATTCCTACTCTAGCAGTTTGTTTCAACAGGAAGGAATAGGGGACTTTTGTACTCTGGATTTCTTTCAGACTGGAAGACCAGGCCTGAGGTTAAATCATCACATCTGCAGCAGGATGtatcagaagtatcccactgcacaCATGATCTCTCACATGCTACATTAGAAGACTCCTGGGATGTTAGCAGCCAGTTAAACAGGCAACAGGAAAACTGGAAAAGACATCTGGGATCAGAGGCATCCacccagaagaaaataattacaccACAAGGAAGTTTTGAGCAAAGTAAATTTGGTGAAAACTCTAGATTGAACACCAATTTGGTTACACAACTGAACATTCCTGCAAGAATAAGGCCTAGTGAATGTGAGACCCCTGGAAGCAATTTGGGACATAATGCAGATTTACTTAATCAGAATAATATTCTTGCAAAAAAGAAACCCTATAAGTGTGATAAATGTAGAAAAGCCTTTATTCATAGATCATCACTTACTAAACATGAGAAAACTCATAAAGGAGAGGGAGCTTTCCCTAATGGAACAGATCAGGGAATTTATCCCGGAAAGAAACACCATGAATGTACTGACTGTGGGAAAACCTTTCTCTGGAAGACACAGCTTACTGagcatcagagaattcacactgggGAGAAACCCTTTGAATGCAATGTGTGTGGAAAGGCCTTCAGGCATAGCTCATCTCTTGGTCAGCATGAGAATGCTCATACCGGAGAGAAACCCTATCAGTGTAGTCTCTGTGGGAAAGCCTTCCAGCGCAGCTCCTCCCTTGTTCAACACCAgcgaattcacactggagagaaaccctatcgATGTAATCTGTGTGGGAGGTCCTTTAGGCATGGCACATCCCTCACTCAACACGAGGTCACACACAGTGGAGAGAAGCCCTTCCagtgtaaggaatgtgggaaagcctttagtCGGTGTTCCTCTCTTGTCCAACATGAGAGgactcatactggagagaaaccttttGAATGTAGCATATGTGGCAGGGCTTTTGGTCAGAGCCCATCCCTTTATAAACATATGAGGATTCATAAGAGAGGCAAACCTTACCAAAGCAATAACTACAGCATAGATTTCAAGCACAGTTCATCTCTCACTCAAGATGAAAGCACTCTTACCGAAGTGAAATCCTATCATTGTAATGACTGTGGGGAAGACTTTAGTCACATTACAGACTTTACTGACCATCAGAGGATCCATACTGGAGAGAACCCCTATGATTGTGAGCAGGCTTTTAGTCAGCAAGCTGTTTCTCAtcctggagagaaaccctatcaATGTAATGTGTGTGGTAAAGCTTTCAAAAGAAGTACAAGTTTCATAGAACATcacagaattcatactggagaaaaaccttatGAATGTAATGAGTGTGGAGAAGCCTTTAGTCGACGCTCATCGCTTACTCAACATGAGAGAacccacactggagagaagccctatgaatgtattgactgtgggaaagcctttagtCAGAGTTCATCCCTCATTCAGCATGAGAgaactcatactggagagaagccctatgaatgtaatgaatgtgggagaGCCTTCCGAAAGAAAACCAACCTGCATGatcatcagagaattcatactggagaaaaaccctattcttgtaaggaatgtgggaaaaaCTTCAGCCGAAGTTCAGCTCTTACGAAACACCAGAGAATTCATACTCGAAATAAACTCTAGGAACTGTGAAATTAAGGAATTTGCAGAATACTTTAGCTAAAATGTTGTTCTGATTCAGGATCAGAGGATTCTTAGAGAGAGAGCTTGGGAATGTAATgaattatgtgtgtgtttatatgatGTGTGTGGAGAAAACTGCCagtaaacagatttttttaatataaataaaagactCATTCTCAGATCTGATTACAGACTAGTGTAAAAACAACTACATATATCATATGTAGCTGATTGGGGATGAAATGCCCATATGTTGGACTTTATAAAGCTTTTGAATATATGTATGCAGGAGATCGTCAAGTTTCAACATCTTGGCTTGTAACCCCCAATGtcaacaacttttttaaaaaataaattcctgcaGTAATGAccaaaactcattttaaaaattgcttgacAACTGCACTCAACTGCAGCTCTTACGTTAACTTCACCATGGAAACCAGTTCCAACTCCAGGAAGGCACCATTCAAAGAATTAGATCAACTAGCCCAACCACTTCATtgtacagatgaagagactgaaaGCCAAAGATGTGAAGTGGTTTCCGCAGTATGATACAGCCCATAAAGGTAAAGCTGGGTTAAAAATGCAGGTTTCCTGGATTTGGGGCCCCATGGCCTTGCCAGTGAAAAGGTATTTTAGGACTCAGAgggctttaaaataaattttaagatacaTCAGATACACaaacatttaatgagcacctatGGGTTGGACACTTTGGGAATTCTTAAAAGCATAAGTGGCAGCAAAATGTATGCAAATTTATCACAAACTAAAGCAACTTCTTGGAGGCTTATAAACCACAATTTAACAGAAACTGTAGATAGTTGAACTACTAgtgacttttttcccttttcccagtTACAATTATACTTTCAGCTAACATATACCAGTTTTACAGAACTATTAAGTccttttattgtactttttatgGCATGCCCATGAAAAAGCACTGCCTTAAGCCTATCAGATCAATGGGAAAACAACATAAAACTAAGAGGAGAATTTTCCCATTAATTTTATTGCAGAAAAGTGTAAGTCTAATTGCCCATTGCCATAAATTTTGTCTTTTACTCAGTTTAGAGAAACAACATGCACTGGCTCATTCTATGTGCAGAGaaaatatttcaccattaaaaaaattaacttggctagatatggtggctcacacctgtaatcccagcactttgggtggctaaggcagatagactgcttgagcccaggagttcaagaccagcctggacaacatggtgaaaccccatctcttaaaaaaaaaaaattaaaaattaactgggcttggtggcatgcagctgtagtcccagctactcaggaggctgaggtgggaggatcactggaacccaggagtggagactgcaatgagctgagatcacactactgcactccagcctgagcaacagagcaagacacacacacacacacacacaaaacttatTTTAGTTCTATAATGCTTTTCCATTAGTAAAGCATCAGCTAAGCTTCAGTAGTCTGCCCCATCCCCTAATGACTCCCATGGGCTATCCTAAAGGAATTTCCAGAGCCTTTGTTGGTGTGTTGACATTGAACATGCAGACCAATTTGGGCGCAACTGGACATTGATTCCTTTTACACAAGAGCTGCCTCCCAAAGATAGATAAATTTTCCCAACCCTAATTATGAATCGTGGGGCAGGATGATATTGGTGGTATTGATGGTGAACCTTTCCTACTGGATTCTTTGCATGCCAGATAGCAGGATCCATTGCCTTTCTCTCATCATTGATGGCATGTGGCAGCACCCAAGTATTCTTCATtctttgcaggaaaaaaaatgtgcatgGGGGCTGAAATGTAGTATGTGTAGCTCAATTAGTCTATCCTCTGTGATGCAAAATGGAATATTCCATGGCAGATCTGCCCTTCTGAGATGTTGACCATCCAAAAACCTTATTTATGGTACTCCATGATTAGCTCACACACAATGCCAAGGCCATGCTTGTATTGTCTGATACATAGTTTGACAATGGGTAATTCTACCCAGACCCTCCCTACTGATTGGGTAGGATGCCTGTCAGGAACTCATTTTGCTACTGGTTGTTTGGGGATCCCCATAGTGGACTACTTTCAGGAATGGCATGAATTGTAATAAACTGAGTGCTGCCCCCACTGTTAGGGAAGTTTATAAAAACTTAGTTCTGGAAGACCCAAAGGAGACCACTGGTTTGTGTTTGCAGCTTGGCCTAGATCCAACCACCACTCTCTGAACCTCAGCACATCTTCATTGACAGGGAGGGAGCCCAGCTCATTGACCAGAAGACTTTCTTAGTCCCAGCAGCCATGCATCATGCACTTATGGATACCCAGCTTTTTAGGGCTATGTGAAATGCATCTTTGTAACATCAttgtattatttcaataaataacaTTCTGAGTTGAATGGGAGTCAGTTTGTCTTTTTCAATTTTCAGAACTTGGCTAAGATTAAAGAGTGATGCACCAAGAAGGAGGAACTAACTGCTAAACTCATCACAGCCAGGTGAgttaataatagctaccatttattgaatgcttactactttaaagacattgtgctaagtgtttCACATCTGTCATTTCATTCAATCCTTATAACTTCTGGTTAGCGGTGTGGTGGTAGCTCTTGTCTTTGCCCAgcattttcccccttttcctcttGTAACAATCTATTGTATTGACTGTAGGAACCCAAGTCAGGATGTTCCTGGGGCTCACTGATAGTTCTAGGGGCAGGCATGAGACCTAGTTCAGCTAATCAGAGTCCTTTGCCagaattttttcaaaatagagCTAGAAGGAGCTCTGTTTTGGTCTTTTGTGTTGCTAGGCCAAAAGATAAAGGCCTAGAGCTTCCTGGAACCTGATTTCTTACCGGAGATGGGAAGTAGGAGAGGACAAGGTTGACATGATGGTGTTCTTGTTTCTGTTTCCTGATGTCCTTAGACCTGGCTCAGTTTCTGAAGGTCTTGGGATTCAGGGATCTCCCCATCAGTCCCAACAATTTCTCCTTTTTGctcaagctaattttttatgtttctgttgCTTGCATTAATGAAACCTGAAATATGTATGATATACTTGTATCTGCCTGAGCATCTAGCACACCTCCATGGAAGATGAGAAAAGACTTCTGCACTTTTAGGCATATTGATGGTAGTGATGCTTGATTTTTTTATAGCTGCAATAGGCTTTTCATTTTGCAGTATTCTGACTTCAAGAttgagcactttttaaaaatactaaggtGGTTAATTCCTACTCatctgttaaaaatgcaaatggtgCTTCAGGAAAGGTTTTGCTGACTCTCCTATTTCAATTACATTGGtctcccttttaaaaattttcaacttcctgtttggccaggtgcagtggggcaagcctgtaatcccagcgctttaggaggctagacgggtggatcacgaggtcaggagatcgagaccatcctggctaacacggtgaaacccccgtctctactaaaaaatacaaaaaactagccaggcgaggtggtgggcgcctgtagtcccagctactcgggagtctgaggcaggagaatggcgtaaacccaggaggcagagcttgcagtgagctgagatccggccactgcactccagcctgggcgacagccagactccgtctcaaaaaaaaaaaaaaaaaaaaaaaaatttcatagatTGCTGTTAATGTCCTCCATGTTACCACAGTTTGTATTTGtgattatttggttttctttttcctacacTAGATGGTGAGTTCCAGGAAGGCAAGAGTCCATGTCTGTTTCGATAGCTCTTTTTATTACCCTGCTAATTGATGCCAGGCATATGGTAGG of Rhinopithecus roxellana isolate Shanxi Qingling chromosome 20, ASM756505v1, whole genome shotgun sequence contains these proteins:
- the ZFP90 gene encoding zinc finger protein 90 homolog isoform X1 — protein: MAPRPPTAAPQESVTFKDVSVDFTQEEWYHVDPAQRSLYRDVMLENYSHLVSLGYQVSKPEVIFKLEQGEEPWISEGEIQRPFCPDWKTRPEVKSSHLQQDVSEVSHCTHDLSHATLEDSWDVSSQLNRQQENWKRHLGSEASTQKKIITPQGSFEQSKFGENSRLNTNLVTQLNIPARIRPSECETPGSNLGHNADLLNQNNILAKKKPYKCDKCRKAFIHRSSLTKHEKTHKGEGAFPNGTDQGIYPGKKHHECTDCGKTFLWKTQLTEHQRIHTGEKPFECNVCGKAFRHSSSLGQHENAHTGEKPYQCSLCGKAFQRSSSLVQHQRIHTGEKPYRCNLCGRSFRHGTSLTQHEVTHSGEKPFQCKECGKAFSRCSSLVQHERTHTGEKPFECSICGRAFGQSPSLYKHMRIHKRGKPYQSNNYSIDFKHSSSLTQDESTLTEVKSYHCNDCGEDFSHITDFTDHQRIHTGENPYDCEQAFSQQAVSHPGEKPYQCNVCGKAFKRSTSFIEHHRIHTGEKPYECNECGEAFSRRSSLTQHERTHTGEKPYECIDCGKAFSQSSSLIQHERTHTGEKPYECNECGRAFRKKTNLHDHQRIHTGEKPYSCKECGKNFSRSSALTKHQRIHTRNKL